A single genomic interval of Stieleria maiorica harbors:
- a CDS encoding SMI1/KNR4 family protein: protein MPFPVDSKWITKTENKLGVRFPASFVAAMSEMNGGSVRTRIDDFNLFPFLDASDRKRIQRTCGSIDRETTTARKDWTGFPPDAVAIGANGGGDLLVLIPMPDESDSLQHSVYWWDHETGDVELVADDFGDLPKT, encoded by the coding sequence ATGCCGTTTCCCGTCGACTCAAAATGGATCACAAAAACCGAGAACAAACTCGGTGTGCGATTCCCGGCGTCCTTCGTGGCAGCAATGTCGGAAATGAACGGTGGCTCCGTCCGGACTCGAATCGATGACTTCAATTTGTTTCCATTTCTCGACGCGTCCGATCGTAAACGCATCCAGCGAACGTGCGGCAGCATTGATCGCGAAACAACCACAGCACGAAAGGATTGGACTGGATTTCCGCCCGACGCCGTGGCAATTGGCGCAAACGGCGGAGGTGATTTGCTTGTGCTGATACCGATGCCCGATGAATCAGACTCATTGCAGCATTCGGTATACTGGTGGGATCACGAGACCGGCGACGTCGAATTGGTCGCTGATGACTTTGGCGATCTCCCGAAAACGTGA
- a CDS encoding SMI1/KNR4 family protein yields the protein MSTFTDNAVLEMFRDLPGHRGCADGEFDAIESRLGIKFPGYYRRLMSFDSDRLINTGMILPLSQIRANTIAEIDPLDGEPPIIVTPRIVFAVDDIRAIFAMDCLGSDDSPVYEFDHYNADEDSQPIKIHDTLAPFFADILRVYLGLR from the coding sequence ATGAGCACGTTTACGGACAATGCCGTTCTCGAAATGTTTCGCGACCTACCTGGACATCGCGGGTGTGCAGATGGGGAATTTGACGCCATCGAATCAAGACTCGGCATCAAGTTCCCTGGCTACTATCGCAGGTTGATGTCGTTCGATTCTGATCGCCTCATCAACACTGGCATGATTCTGCCCCTCAGCCAGATCCGCGCTAACACAATCGCCGAGATTGATCCGCTTGATGGCGAGCCACCAATTATTGTAACGCCTCGCATCGTTTTTGCGGTTGACGACATTCGTGCGATCTTTGCGATGGATTGTCTGGGATCCGACGACTCACCCGTCTACGAGTTCGATCACTACAATGCCGACGAAGACTCACAACCGATCAAGATCCACGATACTCTTGCCCCGTTCTTTGCTGATATACTCCGTGTGTATCTCGGACTTCGATAG
- the tnpC gene encoding IS66 family transposase: MAASENNDDLQSALRLNAELIETVERLQKANEQLREELNLYRSKLFGRSSERHVEDDSQLHLFDLGVQQAENDDVEDGEAIRPRRRRRKKKSEKLPDHLKRKVIEADVPAEQRSCLCCGEEMPIVGTDISNRLDFIPAEFFVWEIHRHKRACCKCKESIAQVPAGEEPCGLTTPIPGSDYGFGVYTQLIVNKFADHLPLYRGEDIFARAGMLIPRNTQFGMLANIAALADVLVELMKSRIVSGDVLGVDDTSVRLQDISLPGKMRTARFWLYRGGEDHPYNVFDFTESRGRDGPAKFLRDFHGHAVVDAYGVNDGVYLGAQDQIFAACCNAHARRKFVEARPNDPVAAARALAFYRGLYKVEDRVREASAADRLELRQNESVPIMNDLHDWLLQMNGDRRVLPKSSIGKAVRYALNQWDELSVFLGDGAIPIDNNATENELRRLTIGRKNWLFVGSNRGGRVAATMYSLVSSAARHHLDVWAYVDDCLRQLASGSTDYERLLPDVWRKEHPESIRPYRDAEQKTRRLTTQQRRVRRREARVA, translated from the coding sequence ATGGCTGCTTCGGAAAACAATGACGACCTGCAGAGCGCATTGAGGCTCAACGCTGAGCTGATCGAAACGGTTGAGCGACTGCAGAAAGCCAACGAACAACTCCGCGAAGAACTGAACCTCTATCGCAGCAAGTTGTTCGGCAGATCTTCTGAGCGGCACGTCGAAGATGACTCGCAGTTGCATCTGTTCGACTTAGGTGTTCAGCAAGCCGAGAATGACGATGTCGAAGACGGTGAAGCAATCCGGCCACGTCGGCGTCGTCGCAAGAAGAAGTCCGAGAAGCTACCGGATCATCTCAAACGCAAAGTCATCGAGGCGGACGTTCCGGCCGAACAGCGAAGCTGTCTGTGCTGTGGTGAAGAGATGCCGATTGTGGGCACCGACATCAGCAATCGATTGGATTTCATCCCGGCAGAGTTTTTCGTCTGGGAGATCCATCGCCACAAACGAGCCTGCTGCAAGTGCAAAGAATCGATCGCTCAGGTGCCCGCCGGTGAGGAACCCTGCGGACTGACAACGCCGATCCCCGGCAGCGATTATGGCTTCGGTGTTTACACGCAACTGATCGTCAACAAGTTCGCCGATCATCTTCCGCTCTATCGCGGAGAAGACATCTTCGCCCGCGCCGGGATGCTGATCCCTCGCAACACACAGTTTGGGATGCTGGCGAACATCGCGGCATTGGCCGATGTGTTGGTGGAACTGATGAAGTCGCGAATCGTTTCAGGCGATGTGCTGGGTGTCGATGATACGTCGGTTCGCCTGCAGGACATCAGCTTGCCGGGCAAGATGCGGACTGCACGATTCTGGCTGTATCGAGGCGGGGAGGATCATCCGTATAACGTGTTCGACTTCACGGAAAGCCGGGGACGCGACGGCCCGGCAAAATTCCTTCGTGATTTTCACGGCCACGCGGTGGTCGATGCTTATGGAGTCAACGACGGAGTCTATCTTGGAGCACAGGATCAGATCTTTGCCGCGTGCTGCAATGCGCACGCACGTCGAAAGTTCGTCGAAGCCAGACCGAACGACCCGGTCGCCGCTGCGCGGGCACTGGCGTTTTACCGTGGCCTGTACAAGGTTGAAGATCGCGTGCGAGAAGCTTCGGCGGCCGACCGACTGGAACTGCGTCAGAACGAGTCGGTGCCGATCATGAACGACCTTCATGACTGGTTGCTGCAGATGAACGGTGATCGACGAGTGCTTCCGAAGAGCTCGATCGGCAAGGCGGTGCGTTATGCGTTGAATCAGTGGGATGAGTTGTCGGTGTTCCTTGGCGACGGCGCGATCCCGATTGACAACAATGCGACGGAAAACGAACTTCGCCGCTTGACGATCGGTCGAAAGAACTGGTTGTTCGTCGGATCAAACCGAGGAGGCCGAGTGGCGGCGACGATGTATAGTCTTGTGTCTTCGGCGGCACGGCATCACTTGGATGTTTGGGCCTACGTGGACGATTGTCTTCGTCAGTTGGCAAGTGGCAGCACAGATTACGAACGCCTGCTTCCCGACGTGTGGCGCAAGGAACACCCGGAGTCGATCCGTCCCTACCGCGACGCCGAGCAGAAGACGCGACGCCTGACCACACAGCAACGTCGAGTGCGTCGCCGTGAGGCGAGGGTGGCGTGA
- the tnpB gene encoding IS66 family insertion sequence element accessory protein TnpB (TnpB, as the term is used for proteins encoded by IS66 family insertion elements, is considered an accessory protein, since TnpC, encoded by a neighboring gene, is a DDE family transposase.) — MIALAPTTRIFVYTEATDMRKSFNGLSGLVKEHFQVDLFSGHLFVFFNRRRDYVKILMWDCDGLALWSKRLESGSFEKIVSKEHGSFEIDSAGLVMMLRGVQIEGSQRRKRYSIDRPEAA; from the coding sequence GTGATCGCACTTGCGCCCACTACGCGGATCTTTGTCTACACCGAGGCGACCGATATGAGGAAGAGTTTCAATGGCTTGTCCGGACTCGTCAAAGAACATTTCCAGGTCGACTTGTTCTCCGGGCATCTGTTCGTCTTTTTCAACCGTCGGCGCGACTATGTCAAGATTTTGATGTGGGACTGCGACGGCCTGGCTCTCTGGTCCAAGCGACTCGAAAGTGGAAGCTTCGAAAAGATTGTCTCCAAAGAGCATGGCAGCTTCGAGATCGACTCGGCCGGCCTGGTCATGATGCTCCGCGGTGTGCAGATCGAAGGATCACAACGGCGCAAACGCTACTCGATCGACCGCCCTGAAGCGGCGTGA
- the tnpA gene encoding IS66 family insertion sequence element accessory protein TnpA, which yields MPQFPNPQLAQQWRDRIERFAQSGLTVTDFCDREGYSVASFYQWRRKLRSCVPDRPTGPRDRAASFVAVELLPAAMEAAQPTGLKIELPGGAVARLDRNATDEQQRRLIKNIVEALSEVAS from the coding sequence ATGCCGCAGTTCCCCAACCCTCAACTCGCACAGCAGTGGCGTGACCGCATCGAACGGTTCGCCCAATCCGGCCTGACCGTCACTGATTTCTGTGATCGCGAAGGCTATTCGGTCGCCTCCTTCTATCAGTGGCGACGGAAGTTGCGATCCTGCGTTCCCGATCGTCCAACAGGCCCCCGCGATCGAGCGGCCTCGTTCGTCGCGGTTGAGCTTCTGCCCGCCGCGATGGAAGCGGCTCAACCGACCGGCCTGAAGATTGAATTGCCTGGCGGGGCTGTTGCTCGACTCGACCGGAACGCCACCGACGAGCAGCAACGCAGGCTGATCAAGAACATCGTCGAGGCACTCAGCGAGGTGGCATCGTGA
- a CDS encoding four helix bundle protein, with amino-acid sequence MTEPIFDHDRLDVYRLSIEYVASSFAVAKDLNGCHRHARDQWLRAAQSIPLNIAEGNGKRSLKDRSRFLDIARGSALECVAIQDILAVTDGIDDQRHTELKRTLHRIVSMLTRLIARGDVVAELPTEYNAGVDYEYRDAEYKYDEGMKPEPGRAPEDGLRGFTNGKSIVRPR; translated from the coding sequence ATGACCGAACCCATCTTCGATCACGATCGACTTGACGTTTACCGCCTCTCGATCGAATACGTCGCTTCATCGTTTGCGGTCGCCAAGGATTTGAACGGCTGCCATCGTCATGCACGCGATCAGTGGCTTCGCGCGGCACAGTCGATTCCGCTGAACATTGCCGAGGGCAACGGCAAACGAAGCCTCAAAGATCGAAGTCGCTTTCTCGACATCGCTCGCGGTTCGGCTTTGGAATGTGTTGCGATCCAGGACATTCTCGCTGTAACGGATGGCATTGACGACCAGCGTCACACCGAATTGAAACGGACGCTGCATCGAATCGTGTCGATGTTGACGCGATTGATCGCTCGCGGTGATGTCGTTGCCGAACTGCCTACGGAGTACAATGCTGGAGTCGATTACGAGTACCGCGATGCTGAGTACAAGTACGACGAAGGCATGAAGCCAGAACCAGGCCGTGCACCTGAGGACGGCTTGCGAGGTTTTACCAATGGAAAATCAATCGTCCGTCCCAGGTGA
- a CDS encoding class I SAM-dependent methyltransferase, producing the protein MTYRGTQQESRKRYLATCDAEEASKYDAWVNAMTSADHDACVADLNRCIAFFDGMTVLDAGSGTGALCLALVRVSGLRITALEPCATMSKLLDSKPDLKCVSTVRGFCDHADDQSHFDAGSFDMIASRQLANCLFDPLAAFRNWHFWLRPGGTVVVLDGLFDRHDWSGRWDGLVDTLPLAACRTTATVPYLLEQIGFRIDFVGLMDYTNALPSTRTQRFMVAATKPNG; encoded by the coding sequence ATGACGTATCGTGGCACTCAACAGGAATCGCGAAAGCGCTACCTTGCGACTTGCGACGCCGAGGAGGCGTCGAAATACGACGCATGGGTCAATGCAATGACCTCTGCGGATCACGACGCTTGTGTTGCTGATCTCAATCGCTGCATCGCATTTTTTGACGGCATGACTGTTCTCGACGCTGGTAGTGGCACCGGTGCGTTGTGTCTGGCGTTAGTTCGCGTTTCCGGTCTTCGCATCACCGCTCTCGAACCATGCGCAACGATGAGCAAGTTGCTTGACTCGAAGCCCGACCTGAAGTGCGTGTCGACCGTTCGGGGCTTCTGCGACCACGCGGATGATCAATCGCACTTCGACGCGGGGTCTTTCGACATGATTGCCTCGCGGCAACTTGCAAATTGCCTATTCGATCCACTTGCCGCATTTCGAAACTGGCATTTTTGGCTCCGCCCGGGTGGTACAGTTGTCGTGTTGGACGGTCTTTTTGACCGCCATGACTGGTCTGGCAGATGGGACGGCCTTGTGGACACGCTTCCACTCGCTGCTTGCCGAACTACTGCGACTGTTCCATACTTGCTCGAACAAATCGGTTTCCGCATCGACTTTGTGGGACTGATGGACTACACGAACGCTTTGCCCTCGACGCGTACGCAGCGTTTCATGGTTGCGGCTACCAAACCGAACGGGTAA
- a CDS encoding DUF4279 domain-containing protein — protein MTLYDDEYATCVETYATLRVFTGDVPPDRFTEYIGVTPSKTQEFQIRPEGWKSLPAGWFLTSQSEIDSRDVRRHIDFILDQIDAKTDALAWIRESGGIADVMCYWVSASGQGGPSLLPAQSSKLAALDLEIWFDVYFDASDDGGD, from the coding sequence TTGACGCTGTATGATGACGAATACGCAACGTGCGTTGAAACATATGCCACGTTGCGCGTCTTCACGGGTGACGTCCCACCTGATCGGTTTACCGAATACATCGGTGTCACGCCCTCGAAGACACAAGAATTCCAAATTCGTCCCGAGGGCTGGAAGAGCCTTCCGGCTGGATGGTTTTTGACTTCGCAATCCGAAATTGATTCCCGCGACGTTCGACGCCATATTGACTTCATACTCGACCAGATCGATGCGAAGACAGACGCGTTGGCATGGATTCGAGAATCTGGCGGAATCGCGGACGTTATGTGCTACTGGGTGTCTGCTTCAGGTCAGGGCGGACCGTCGCTTTTACCGGCCCAGTCATCTAAACTTGCTGCATTGGATCTAGAAATCTGGTTTGACGTGTACTTCGACGCATCGGATGATGGCGGCGACTAG
- a CDS encoding IS3 family transposase (programmed frameshift), which produces MTENADKKVEKNPEVTEKASRRRFTAEYKRRIALEAERCTEPGEIGALLRREGLYSSVVGRWRRQLREEPLSSSKKSNRAASPKKASAAKELADLRRENERLKEKLRQAELIIDVQKKGLGDDADAITREDRLKAAEGLSKRVGVAAACRALNVSRATFYRRRDPDRPSSPRPAPARTLSADERKAVLDQLVSERFADQSPRQVYSKLLDEGDYLCSVRTMYRILAENQSSRERRNQLKHPNYQKPELLASGPNEVWSWDITKLKGPETWTYYYLYVILDIYSRCVVGWMLAHREAADLATQLIETTIEKQGVQSDQLILHSDREPSMTSHSVAELLTSLGVTKSHSCPHVSNDNPFSESQFKTMKYRPEFPKRFGCYEDALGFCRDFFSWYNDEHYHSGIGLLTPSSLHYGQAEEILAQRQETLREAWQKNPERFVGGVPTPASLPKAVWINAPKRERERKIGAPEANCPGAP; this is translated from the exons ATGACCGAGAACGCTGACAAAAAAGTTGAGAAAAATCCTGAGGTGACTGAGAAAGCGAGCCGTCGTCGCTTTACTGCCGAGTACAAACGCCGCATCGCGCTCGAGGCCGAACGGTGTACCGAGCCTGGTGAAATCGGAGCCCTGCTGCGACGCGAAGGGCTTTACTCGTCAGTGGTAGGACGCTGGCGTCGTCAACTTCGGGAAGAACCATTGTCATCATCGAAAAAATCCAATCGAGCAGCATCACCCAAAAAGGCGTCAGCGGCAAAGGAACTCGCTGATCTGAGGCGTGAGAATGAACGCTTGAAAGAGAAACTCCGTCAGGCGGAGTTGATCATTGACGTCCAAAAAAAAG GTCTCGGAGATGATGCAGACGCGATCACCCGAGAAGACAGACTGAAAGCAGCCGAAGGGCTTAGCAAACGCGTCGGCGTCGCCGCCGCGTGTCGGGCACTGAACGTTTCCAGAGCGACGTTTTACCGTCGTCGTGATCCCGATCGGCCATCGAGCCCGAGGCCTGCACCTGCTCGAACGCTATCAGCGGATGAACGAAAGGCGGTGCTTGATCAACTCGTCAGTGAACGTTTCGCTGATCAGTCACCGCGGCAGGTCTATTCGAAGTTGCTTGATGAAGGCGATTACCTGTGCAGCGTGCGAACGATGTATCGGATCCTCGCCGAGAACCAGAGTTCTCGCGAGCGGCGGAATCAACTGAAACACCCCAACTATCAAAAGCCGGAACTGTTGGCGAGCGGACCCAATGAGGTTTGGTCTTGGGACATCACCAAGCTGAAGGGTCCCGAAACATGGACCTATTATTACCTTTACGTCATCCTGGACATCTACAGTCGCTGCGTCGTCGGCTGGATGCTGGCGCATCGTGAAGCCGCCGATCTGGCCACCCAGCTCATTGAAACGACGATTGAAAAACAAGGCGTCCAATCCGACCAATTGATCCTTCACAGCGACCGTGAGCCTTCGATGACATCCCATTCCGTGGCCGAATTACTCACTTCGCTGGGCGTCACAAAGTCACACAGCTGCCCCCACGTTTCCAACGACAACCCGTTCTCGGAAAGCCAATTTAAAACGATGAAGTATCGTCCTGAATTCCCAAAGCGATTTGGGTGCTATGAAGATGCACTTGGGTTCTGCCGAGACTTTTTCAGCTGGTACAACGACGAGCATTACCACAGCGGCATCGGCCTACTCACACCATCATCGTTACACTACGGACAAGCCGAAGAGATCCTTGCACAGCGACAGGAAACGCTTCGAGAGGCGTGGCAAAAGAATCCTGAGCGATTCGTGGGCGGCGTCCCAACTCCTGCGAGTCTTCCCAAGGCCGTCTGGATCAACGCTCCAAAACGGGAAAGAGAAAGAAAAATCGGAGCCCCTGAAGCGAATTGCCCCGGAGCTCCATAA
- a CDS encoding leucine-rich repeat domain-containing protein yields MRFSLKAALAFVAISSILFVLVERQTRDWRAHQQLIGEIAAFGGSDPTIKDDFTVTWITIEDRITSQIPDRFSVLETLYCSDSNVADEDLRFLDGVDEIVVLHLDGTQITDAGLPHLSKIGRLNAILFDDTSISDDGMELLASVKFKLGVVLSGTQVTQSGVDRLKELRPEIYVIHDELGLDGYE; encoded by the coding sequence TTGCGTTTCAGCTTGAAGGCCGCACTGGCATTCGTGGCGATCTCATCAATCTTGTTCGTGTTGGTTGAGCGGCAAACTCGCGATTGGCGTGCCCATCAACAGCTGATCGGTGAAATCGCGGCCTTTGGCGGTTCCGATCCAACAATTAAGGATGACTTTACGGTTACATGGATCACCATAGAAGACCGAATCACTTCGCAGATTCCCGATCGCTTTTCCGTTTTGGAAACTCTCTATTGCTCTGACTCCAATGTGGCTGATGAAGACCTTCGCTTTCTCGATGGTGTTGACGAGATAGTTGTGCTTCACTTGGATGGAACCCAAATCACTGATGCAGGATTGCCACATCTATCCAAGATTGGGCGCCTGAACGCCATTCTCTTCGACGATACCTCCATTTCTGATGACGGGATGGAATTATTGGCATCGGTAAAGTTTAAACTCGGTGTTGTCTTATCGGGTACCCAGGTGACGCAATCCGGCGTAGACCGGCTTAAGGAGTTGCGTCCCGAGATCTACGTGATACATGACGAATTGGGGCTCGACGGATACGAGTAG
- a CDS encoding transglutaminase-like domain-containing protein — MKSNLENYLRPTSIVDCADPAIRKLATGLAGDAAPLTAASRCFQWVRDEIRHSGDFGDRRVTMIASDVLRHRTGLCYAKSHLLAAMLRAINIPCGFAYQRLADDQSKSGFCLHGLNAVWLEEFGWYRVDPRGNRPGLSTSFDPPREHLAFVPQQNGERTIEQVFSDPLPVVVECLSKYNDVSELCSDLPDCFAEPT, encoded by the coding sequence ATGAAAAGCAATTTGGAAAACTATCTGAGACCAACCTCGATCGTCGACTGTGCGGATCCGGCGATTCGGAAACTCGCGACGGGTCTCGCGGGCGATGCGGCGCCCCTGACGGCAGCCTCTCGCTGTTTTCAATGGGTTCGCGACGAGATTCGCCACAGTGGCGATTTCGGGGATCGCCGCGTGACAATGATCGCGTCCGACGTCTTGCGGCATCGAACCGGGCTTTGTTACGCAAAGAGTCATTTGCTGGCCGCGATGCTGCGTGCAATCAACATTCCTTGCGGCTTTGCCTATCAGCGTTTGGCCGACGACCAATCGAAATCTGGATTCTGTTTACATGGATTGAACGCGGTTTGGCTGGAGGAGTTTGGCTGGTATCGGGTGGATCCGCGGGGCAATCGGCCCGGCCTGTCCACCAGCTTCGATCCACCCCGCGAACACCTTGCGTTTGTGCCCCAGCAGAATGGCGAGCGGACGATTGAGCAAGTATTCAGTGACCCGCTGCCGGTGGTCGTCGAATGTCTGTCAAAGTACAATGACGTCTCGGAACTCTGCAGCGACTTGCCCGATTGCTTTGCCGAACCAACGTGA
- a CDS encoding acetyl-CoA carboxylase biotin carboxylase subunit has translation MFNKILIANRGEIACRVIKTARKMGIETVSVYSEADRDALHVSMADQAVPIGPPPSAESYLVIDKLIAACRDSGAQAVHPGYGFVSENAAFAQQLAEAGITFIGPNVHAIKNMGDKITSKKLAHDAGVNTVPGHADIIASPDAAVAIAQDIGYPVMIKASAGGGGKGMRIARNDDECRDGFQRASGEAKTSFGDDRVFIEKFIEQPRHIEIQVIADRYGNVIHLGERECSLQRRHQKVIEEAPSPFLDAKTRAAMGDQAVALARAVQYESAGTVEFIVDNDRNFYFLEMNTRLQVEHPVTEYVTGLDLVELMIRVAAGEELPLSQSDVSLRGSAIEARVYAEDPLRGFLPSIGRLVRYSPPPENELVRVDTGVYEGAEISMHYDPMIAKLITYGTTRDIAIAHMREALNEFYIRGVSHNISFLAALIEHPRFRSGMISTNLIAEEYPDGFQPSDLVHENPALLIVVAAAIHRRYMDRAAGISGQLPGYERSIPDNWVIVLNGEQSPVVMRPCPDGHEVTYGTDTYRVISDWQFGKPLFKGTVNGETVCIQVERRNMHYSLFHWGSQIDIMVLTPRAADLLACMPVKEPPDMSRFLLSPMPGLLTQLRVEEGIEVHAGQDLAVIEAMKMENVLRAERQGRVAKVLANIGDTLAVDQPILEFESPGG, from the coding sequence ATGTTCAACAAAATTCTGATCGCAAATCGTGGCGAGATCGCTTGCCGCGTCATCAAGACGGCCCGCAAGATGGGGATCGAAACGGTCTCGGTTTATTCCGAAGCCGATCGTGATGCGCTGCACGTCTCCATGGCCGACCAAGCCGTTCCGATCGGGCCGCCACCGTCGGCGGAAAGCTATCTGGTGATCGACAAACTGATCGCTGCCTGTCGCGACTCCGGCGCCCAGGCGGTTCACCCGGGTTATGGATTTGTGTCCGAGAACGCCGCTTTCGCGCAGCAGTTGGCGGAAGCCGGGATCACGTTCATCGGTCCCAACGTCCACGCGATCAAAAACATGGGCGACAAGATCACGTCCAAGAAACTGGCCCACGACGCCGGCGTCAATACCGTCCCGGGGCACGCCGACATCATCGCTTCGCCCGACGCTGCTGTCGCGATCGCCCAGGACATCGGCTACCCGGTGATGATCAAAGCCAGCGCCGGGGGAGGCGGCAAGGGGATGCGGATCGCCCGCAACGACGACGAGTGCCGCGACGGATTCCAGCGGGCCAGCGGTGAAGCAAAAACCTCCTTCGGCGACGACCGTGTGTTCATCGAAAAATTCATCGAACAACCGCGACACATCGAGATCCAGGTGATCGCCGACCGATACGGCAACGTCATCCACCTGGGCGAACGCGAATGTTCGCTCCAACGACGTCACCAAAAGGTCATCGAAGAAGCCCCCTCGCCCTTCTTGGACGCCAAGACACGCGCGGCGATGGGCGACCAGGCGGTGGCGCTGGCCCGCGCGGTCCAGTACGAATCGGCCGGGACGGTGGAATTCATCGTCGACAACGACCGCAATTTCTACTTCTTGGAAATGAACACCCGGTTGCAAGTCGAACACCCGGTGACCGAATACGTGACGGGGCTGGACCTGGTCGAATTGATGATCCGCGTCGCGGCCGGCGAGGAGTTACCGCTGTCCCAGTCGGACGTCAGTCTGCGTGGGTCGGCGATCGAGGCCAGGGTGTATGCGGAGGATCCGTTGCGTGGTTTTCTGCCCTCGATCGGACGGCTGGTGCGCTACAGCCCGCCGCCGGAAAACGAGCTCGTTCGCGTCGATACCGGTGTCTATGAAGGCGCCGAAATCTCGATGCACTACGATCCGATGATCGCCAAACTGATCACCTACGGAACGACGCGTGATATCGCCATCGCCCACATGCGCGAGGCGCTCAATGAGTTCTATATCCGCGGCGTGTCGCACAACATCAGCTTTCTGGCGGCGTTGATCGAACACCCGCGATTCCGCTCGGGGATGATCAGCACCAATCTGATCGCCGAAGAGTACCCCGATGGATTCCAACCGTCGGATTTGGTGCACGAGAATCCCGCTTTGCTGATCGTGGTCGCGGCGGCCATCCATCGCCGCTACATGGACCGGGCCGCCGGGATCAGTGGCCAATTGCCTGGTTATGAACGAAGCATCCCCGACAACTGGGTCATCGTGCTCAATGGCGAGCAGTCGCCGGTCGTGATGCGACCCTGTCCCGACGGCCATGAGGTCACCTACGGCACCGACACCTACCGCGTGATCAGCGACTGGCAATTCGGCAAGCCTTTGTTCAAAGGCACCGTCAACGGCGAAACCGTCTGCATTCAAGTCGAACGCCGCAACATGCATTACAGCCTGTTCCACTGGGGTTCCCAGATCGACATCATGGTCCTGACGCCGCGGGCGGCGGACCTGCTCGCCTGCATGCCGGTCAAAGAGCCGCCAGACATGAGCCGTTTTTTGCTCTCGCCGATGCCCGGCCTGTTGACGCAGCTGAGAGTCGAAGAGGGGATCGAGGTCCACGCCGGACAGGACCTGGCGGTGATCGAAGCGATGAAGATGGAAAACGTGCTCCGCGCCGAACGCCAGGGACGCGTCGCCAAGGTCCTGGCCAACATCGGCGATACACTGGCCGTTGATCAACCGATCTTGGAATTCGAATCACCGGGCGGCTAA